A genomic window from Salvia miltiorrhiza cultivar Shanhuang (shh) chromosome 5, IMPLAD_Smil_shh, whole genome shotgun sequence includes:
- the LOC130987014 gene encoding myosin-2-like: MWSTTPSSMTGSSLEEMLDSLGRRNSQKPKDMPPALPARPTSRTRLPSNRRAALPEIVEAVMELSLSTRNANKEDSKGSRWKSVGAKTVNQMKQGESPNLTAASDESKSEEKLANLPLGSSSFRESEWNENMEYFIKQKLQVWCRLQNGPWESGEIKSTSGDEASVLLTNGTVATVSKMNIFPANPDILQGVDDLIQLSYLNEPSVLHNIHYRFSQDIVYSKAGPVLVAVNPFKDIQLYGDDFVNAYRQKLLESPHVYAVADKAYNEMMTDERNQSIVISGESGAGKTETAKLVMQYLAALGGGNGGIESEFLQTSSILEAFGNAKTTRNNNSSRFGKLIEIHFSATGKICGAKIQTFLLEKSRVVQLAQGERSYHIFYQLCAGAPSCLQGRLRLKRACDYTYLNQSDCLEIDGVDDAQNFSTLMEALNIVGISKDDQEQAFEMIAAVLWLGNISFHVIDNENHIEVVADEAVKNSANLIGCGIPELMHALSTHSIQAGKDKVAKRLTQQQAIDARDSLAKLIHASLFDWLVQKINISLARGKQHSGRSIRILDIYGFESFKKNSFEQFCINYANERLQQHFNRHLFKLEQEEYELDGIDWAKVNFVDNQECLNLFEKKPLGLVSLLDEESNFPKATSLTFAAKLKQHLNANHCFKGDGTGAFTICHYAGEVLYDTGEFLEKNRDPLHSEIIQLFSLCNSQLPQSFASAVNPSQKQSVITKFKDQLFKLMQQLESTTPHFVRCIKPNSKKVPGEFEQDLVSDQLRCCGILEVVRISRSGYPTRMTHQEFTRRYGILLPDNNVCQDPLNTSIAVLQQFDIQPEMYQVGYTKLFFRAGQIGALEDFRRKILRGTLEIQKCFRCYLAHRNFHKLKGESTTLQSYVRGEITRREYIASLSLKKQVARQKLDEAVVQIQSVIRGWMVRRHFSNSQDLEESNVSEEPEVISEMQDVQTEMSLSAVELQKRLVIAEMTLVKKERENAVLREQLQQCEAKWLEYESKMKSMEEMWHNQMASLQMSLATARKSISSEKSSVQSEKSSDTESPRFYDCEDASPENPGAGAIVKYSDKGTIAATCEDKCGLDLATPLANEFEQKKHKFDDEARAIIRIKSVNLPWISPGDELQNLKHRFAAWKTDFKGRLKEAKSKSQKPGHTDGDKVRRKWNDLVTQRNRFSLR; this comes from the exons ATGTGGTCAACTACGCCAAGTTCAATGACTGGGAGCTCCTTAGAGGAAATGCTGGATTCTCTGGGGCGCAGAAACAGTCAGAAGCCCAAGGACATGCCTCCGGCGCTCCCGGCACGGCCGACCTCCCGCACTCGCCTTCCATCTAACAGACGGGCGGCGCTGCCTGAAATTGTTGAAGCCGTGATGGAGCTGAGCTTATCAACTCGTAATGCGAACAAGGAAGACTCCAAAGGATCTAGGTGGAAGAGTGTTGGAGCGAAAACAGTTAATCAAATGAAACAAGGGGAATCACCTAACCTCACGGCTGCTTCAGATGAGTCCAAGTCGGAAGAGAAGCTTGCCAACTTGCCCCTGGGGTCGTCGAGCTTTAGGGAGTCCGAGTGGAACGAGAATATGGAGTATTTTATCAAACAG AAACTTCAAGTTTGGTGCCGGCTACAAAATGGCCCATGGGAATCAGGAGAAATAAAATCTACTTCAGGCGATGAAGCCTCTGTCCTGCTGACAAACGGAACA GTTGCCACAGTCagcaaaatgaatatttttcCTGCCAATCCCGACATTCTTCAGGGGGTGGATGATCTTATACAACTTAGTTATTTGAACGAACCTTCAGTTCTTCACAATATTCACTATAGATTTTCTCAAGACATAGTATAT AGTAAGGCAGGACCCGTTTTAGTGGCAGTCAATCCTTTCAAAGATATCCAGCTATATGGGGATGACTTTGTTAACGCTTATCGACAGAAGCTCCTCGAAAGCCCTCATGTTTATGCTGTTGCTGACAAAGCATACAATGAAATGATGACAG ATGAAAGAAACCAGTCCATTGTGATAAG TGGGGAGAGTGGGGCTGGGAAGACTGAAACAGCCAAGTTAGTAATGCAATATTTGGCTGCACTTGGTGGAGGTAATGGTGGAATAGAATCTGAGTTTCTACAAACAAGCTCTATATTGGAAGCCTTTGGCAATGCTAAAACAACCAGGAATAACAACTCCAGTCGGTTT GGGAAGTTAATTGAAATCCATTTTAGTGCTACCGGAAAAATTTGTGGTGCTAAAATACAGACTT TCCTGCTTGAAAAG TCAAGAGTTGTTCAGTTGGCTCAAGGAGAGAGGTCTTACCATATTTTCTATCAGCTCTGTGCTGGGGCACCTTCTTGTCTCCAAG GTAGATTGAGGTTAAAAAGGGCTTGTGATTACACCTATCTCAATCAGAGTGATTGCTTAGAGATTGATGGCGTTGATGATGCCCAGAATTTTTCTACACTTATG GAAGCACTAAATATTGTTGGAATATCCAAAGATGACCAAGAGCAGGCCTTTGAGATGATAGCTGCAGTATTGTGGCTGGGAAACATATCATTTCATGTCATTGACAATGAAAACCACATAGAGGTCGTTGCCGATGAAG CTGTTAAAAATTCTGCTAACCTGATTGGCTGTGGTATTCCGGAGTTAATGCATGCTCTATCAACACATAGCATACAAGCTGGAAAGGATAAGGTTGCCAAAAGGCTGACGCAGCAACAG GCAATTGATGCGAGAGACTCACTAGCCAAGTTAATCCATGCAAGCTTGTTTGACTGGCTAGTACAAAAGATCAATATATCACTTGCAAGGGGCAAGCAACACAGTGGAAGGTCCATAaggattttagatatttatggATTTGAATCGTTTAAG AAGAATAGCTTTGAGCAGTTTTGCATCAACTATGCTAATGAGAGGCTCCAACAACATTTTAACCGACATCTCTTTAAACTTGAGCAGGAG GAATATGAGTTGGACGGAATTGACTGGGCAAAAGTAAACTTTGTAGATAACCAAGAGTGTCTCAATCTCTTTGAGAAG AAACCTCTTGGATTAGTATCTTTATTGGATGAAGAATCAAATTTTCCCAAAGCTACAAGTTTAACTTTTGCCGCTAAGCTGAAACAGCACTTGAATGCTAATCATTGTTTCAAAGGAGATGGGACTGGAGCATTTACTATTTGCCATTATGCTGGAGAG GTTCTCTACGACACTGGGGAGTTCCTGGAAAAGAACAGAGATCCATTGCATTCTGAAATCATTCAACTATTCTCATTATGCAACAGCCAATTGCCTCAATCGTTTGCCTCTGCAGTTAATCCATCTCAGAAGCAAAGTGTTATAACCAAATTCAAG GACCAGCTCTTTAAATTAATGCAGCAGCTTGAAAGCACAACTCCCCATTTCGTTCGTTGTATAAAACCAAATAGTAAGAAAGTCCCTGGTGAATTTGAGCAAGATCTTGTATCAGATCAGCTTAGATGCTGTGGCATTCTAGAAGTTGTTAGGATATCAAGATCTGGGTACCCAACCCGGATGACACATCAAGAATTCACAAGAAG GTATGGGATCTTACTTCCTGACAATAACGTATGCCAAGATCCATTAAATACCTCAATAGCCGTTCTACAGCAGTTTGATATCCAACCTGAAATGTACCAAGTTGGTTATACAAAGTTATTCTTCCGAGCTGGACAG ATTGGTGCTCTGgaagattttagaagaaaaattCTGAGAGGTACTCTTGAGATACAGAAATGTTTCCGTTGTTACCTTGCTCATCGGAATTTTCACAAACTTAAGGGTGAAAGTACCACATTGCAATCAT ATGTCCGTGGTGAAATCACGAGAAGAGAGTATATTGCTTCACTTAGTTTAAAGAAGCAGGTTGCTAGACAAAAGCTGGATGAGGCAGTTGTGCAAATACAATCTG TAATTCGTGGATGGATGGTACGAAGACATTTTAGTAACAGTCAGGATTTGGAAGAATCCAATGTCAGTGAAGAACCAGAGGTTATTTCTGAAATGCAG GATGTTCAAACAGAAATGTCACTTTCTGCTGTTGAATTGCAAAAGCGCTTAGTGATAGCAGAAATGACTCTTgtaaaaaaggaaagagaaaatgctGTCTTGAGAGAGCAACTACAACAGTGTGAGGCAAAGTGGTTGGAATATGAGTCTAAGATGAAATCCATGGAGGAGATGTGGCACAACCAGATGGCATCATTACAA ATGAGTTTGGCCACCGCAAGAAAAAGTATCAGTTCTGAGAAAAGTAGCGTTCAATCTGAAAAATCCTCTGATACTGAATCTCCTCGGTTTTATGATTGTGAGGATGCCTCTCCTGAGAATCCTGGTGCTGGTGCCATTGTCAAATATTCCGACAAGGGTACTATAGCTGCTACATGTGAGGACAAGTGTGGCTTAGATTTAGCTACTCCTCTTGCAAACGAGTTTGAGCAGAAAAAACATAAGTTTGATGATGAAGCTCGGGCGATTATAAGGATCAAATCAGTGAATCTACCTTGGATAAGTCCTGGAGATGAACTGCAGAATCTAAAGCACAGGTTCGCAGCATGGAAAACAGATTTCAAGGGTCGACTAAAGGAAGCAAAGTCAAAATCACAGAAGCCTGGGCATACTGATGGTGACAAAGTTCGTCGAAAATG GAATGATCTTGTCACACAACGGAATCGATTCAGTTTACGTTAG